One stretch of Thalassovita sp. DNA includes these proteins:
- the npdG gene encoding NADPH-dependent F420 reductase, with translation MTIAILGGTGPQGQGLALRFARAGVPVVLGGRDGGRAAAIAEELMQKLPAGSAAITGLDNEGATDAAEEMVVLAVPFSAHNATLEALKPRLADKILVDIVVPLKEGDPKKVDMPPEGSATEAAQAILGDEIPVVGALHNVSAVTLNNLDWDINCDILICGNSLPARKAVMDLVRKLDVTPYNAGDAEAARCIEAITPILIRQNISKQVPFSHAGIRIWAPDH, from the coding sequence ATGACCATTGCCATTCTTGGCGGCACCGGCCCACAGGGCCAGGGGCTTGCATTGCGTTTTGCCCGTGCAGGCGTACCCGTTGTGCTGGGAGGCCGTGACGGCGGCCGCGCCGCTGCCATTGCAGAAGAGCTGATGCAGAAACTGCCCGCAGGCAGCGCCGCAATCACCGGTCTGGACAACGAAGGCGCCACCGATGCTGCCGAAGAGATGGTGGTTCTTGCGGTGCCGTTTTCGGCCCATAACGCCACTTTGGAAGCGCTGAAACCCCGTCTGGCCGACAAGATCCTGGTCGACATCGTGGTGCCGCTGAAAGAGGGCGATCCGAAAAAGGTCGACATGCCACCAGAAGGCTCCGCCACTGAGGCCGCACAGGCGATCCTGGGCGATGAGATCCCGGTGGTGGGCGCGCTGCACAATGTCTCGGCGGTCACGCTGAACAACCTGGACTGGGACATCAACTGCGACATCCTGATCTGCGGCAACTCACTGCCCGCCCGTAAGGCCGTGATGGATCTGGTGCGCAAACTGGATGTCACCCCCTACAACGCCGGCGACGCCGAAGCGGCGCGCTGCATTGAGGCCATCACCCCCATTCTGATCCGTCAGAACATTTCCAAACAAGTGCCCTTCAGCCATGCGGGCATCCGCATCTGGGCACCCGACCACTGA
- the cofH gene encoding 5-amino-6-(D-ribitylamino)uracil--L-tyrosine 4-hydroxyphenyl transferase CofH, which produces MTLPHAQPPLDLETCLNAASPEVAAILRKPLTGAEVSEAEAARLFAATGNDVPAIYATADQLRREVNGDQVTFVVNRNINFTNICYMGCRFCGFAKRVEDTGAEWLSPEQVVARAQEAWDRGGTEVCIQGGLHPKMPGDYYKTLLKAIKAALPDMHIHAFSPFEIWYGAARTKMSYHDFLRDLKEAGLDSMPGTAAEILDTEVRLQLTKNKLSAEKWVEIIRAAHEVGIPTTATIMYGHIDGPEHWAAHIGLLREIQKDTGGFTELVPLSFVHTESPLWAKNPDKVRPGPTALEVDLMHAVSRIMLHGWIDNIQVSWTKLGAERAQEMLNRGVNDLGGTLMNESISRSAGSDHGQEITAKELVQMIRSAGRVPARRNTVYGIRDVYIDHDPEDIAPLVKRKADQNPLAFLEMFPEPAVDTPVTPHVEAAE; this is translated from the coding sequence ATGACCCTGCCCCACGCCCAGCCCCCGCTTGATCTGGAAACCTGTTTGAACGCCGCCTCGCCTGAGGTGGCCGCGATCCTGCGCAAGCCGCTCACCGGCGCGGAGGTCAGCGAAGCTGAGGCCGCGCGTCTGTTTGCTGCCACCGGCAATGACGTGCCGGCGATCTACGCCACCGCCGATCAACTGCGCCGTGAGGTGAACGGCGATCAGGTTACCTTTGTGGTCAACCGCAACATCAACTTCACCAACATCTGCTACATGGGCTGCCGGTTCTGTGGTTTTGCTAAACGGGTCGAAGACACCGGCGCCGAATGGCTGAGCCCGGAACAGGTTGTGGCCCGCGCCCAAGAAGCCTGGGATCGCGGCGGCACCGAGGTCTGCATTCAGGGTGGCCTGCATCCCAAGATGCCCGGCGATTATTACAAAACCCTGCTGAAGGCGATCAAAGCCGCCCTGCCCGACATGCACATCCATGCCTTTTCTCCGTTTGAGATCTGGTATGGCGCCGCCCGCACCAAGATGTCCTATCACGACTTCCTGCGTGATCTGAAAGAGGCCGGTCTGGACAGCATGCCCGGCACCGCGGCCGAGATTTTGGACACCGAAGTGCGCCTGCAGCTGACCAAAAACAAACTCAGCGCTGAAAAATGGGTGGAAATAATCCGCGCCGCGCATGAGGTTGGGATCCCAACCACCGCCACCATCATGTATGGCCATATCGATGGGCCCGAACATTGGGCGGCCCACATCGGTCTGCTGCGGGAGATCCAGAAAGACACCGGTGGCTTCACCGAACTGGTACCGCTGTCCTTCGTGCACACGGAATCACCACTCTGGGCGAAAAACCCTGACAAGGTGCGCCCCGGTCCCACCGCGCTGGAGGTCGATCTGATGCATGCGGTCTCGCGCATCATGCTGCACGGCTGGATCGACAATATTCAGGTCAGCTGGACCAAACTGGGCGCAGAACGGGCGCAGGAGATGCTGAACCGTGGCGTCAACGATCTGGGCGGCACCCTGATGAACGAAAGCATTTCACGTTCTGCCGGGTCAGACCACGGGCAGGAGATCACCGCCAAGGAATTGGTGCAGATGATCCGCTCGGCCGGTCGTGTGCCCGCGCGGCGCAACACGGTCTATGGCATCCGCGATGTCTATATCGATCACGATCCCGAAGACATCGCGCCTTTGGTGAAACGTAAGGCGGATCAAAACCCCCTCGCCTTCCTTGAGATGTTCCCGGAGCCCGCTGTCGACACCCCCGTCACCCCGCATGTGGAGGCCGCAGAATGA
- the cofD gene encoding 2-phospho-L-lactate transferase, translated as MNTPMKVTLLAGGVGGAKMAEGLAALSDVDLSIIGNVADDDAFHGLWVSPDIDTLTYSLADVIDRTQGWGVADEGHRALQTLSKLGAETWMTLGDRDFGLHIYRTMRRAKGDRPSDIARDVAKAFGVKPQILLPTDDVVQTRVRTDDGWLSFQEYFVRERCAPEVRELAVHGLSDARPTPEALAAIAGADLIVVAPSNPLVSIAPILDVPGIRAAVSDAAALKVAVSPFIGGKVVKGPADKMMKALGERPDALGVAHRYAGFIDALMIDRVDAPLEEEIRAEGLDILSSATLMKSRDDKARLASEIVNYARAQQLETRIAS; from the coding sequence ATGAACACCCCGATGAAAGTGACCCTGCTGGCTGGCGGTGTGGGCGGTGCCAAAATGGCCGAAGGTCTGGCCGCCCTGTCCGACGTGGATCTCAGCATCATTGGCAATGTGGCGGATGATGACGCTTTTCACGGCCTCTGGGTGTCGCCCGATATTGACACGCTGACCTACAGCCTTGCCGATGTGATTGACCGCACCCAGGGCTGGGGGGTCGCAGACGAAGGCCACCGGGCCCTGCAAACCCTGTCAAAACTGGGGGCTGAGACCTGGATGACCCTGGGTGATCGGGACTTCGGTCTGCACATCTACCGCACCATGCGCCGCGCCAAAGGCGATCGCCCCAGCGATATCGCCCGGGATGTGGCCAAAGCCTTTGGTGTCAAACCGCAGATCCTGCTGCCCACCGATGATGTGGTGCAGACACGTGTGCGCACCGATGACGGCTGGTTGAGCTTTCAGGAATATTTCGTCCGCGAACGCTGTGCCCCGGAGGTGCGCGAACTGGCCGTTCACGGCCTGAGCGACGCGCGCCCCACACCCGAGGCCTTGGCGGCCATAGCCGGCGCAGACCTGATTGTTGTGGCGCCGTCCAACCCGTTGGTCTCCATCGCACCGATCCTTGATGTGCCCGGTATCCGCGCCGCGGTGAGTGATGCAGCGGCGCTGAAGGTGGCGGTCAGCCCCTTCATCGGGGGCAAGGTCGTGAAAGGCCCGGCGGACAAAATGATGAAAGCCCTTGGCGAACGCCCCGATGCCCTGGGTGTGGCGCACCGCTATGCTGGCTTTATTGATGCCCTGATGATTGACCGGGTGGACGCCCCGCTGGAGGAAGAGATCCGCGCCGAAGGTTTGGACATCCTCAGTTCAGCCACTCTGATGAAAAGCCGCGATGACAAGGCCCGACTGGCCAGTGAAATCGTCAACTACGCCCGCGCCCAACAGCTTGAGACGCGCATCGCTTCATGA
- the cofE gene encoding coenzyme F420-0:L-glutamate ligase: protein MSLSVSLTAVPGIPDVQNGDDLARILGDALVAADLSPEAGDILVVAQKVFSKAEGCIIPLSTVQPSLEALKYAEELNKDARKVEVVLRESSRVVRSFKRPDQNEGTMICEHRLGFISANAAVDESNFGEEDAAMVLPKDPDASCTVLRAALSARFGVEIGVVMTDTFGRPWRLGQVNVAIGLSKVPATIREQGNVDAWGRPLAVTEPALCDEIAAASGLVVRKDGKTPAVLLRGLDWQPENSSGADILRKKQEDMFR from the coding sequence ATGAGCCTATCCGTCTCCCTGACCGCTGTGCCGGGCATTCCCGATGTGCAAAACGGTGACGACCTGGCGCGGATCCTTGGGGATGCACTGGTCGCCGCAGATCTGTCACCCGAAGCCGGTGACATTCTGGTGGTCGCGCAGAAAGTCTTCTCCAAGGCCGAAGGCTGCATCATCCCGCTCTCCACCGTTCAGCCCTCACTTGAAGCGCTGAAATACGCCGAAGAGCTGAACAAGGACGCCCGCAAGGTTGAGGTTGTGCTGCGCGAAAGCAGCCGCGTTGTGCGTTCCTTCAAGCGCCCCGATCAGAACGAAGGCACGATGATCTGCGAACACCGGCTTGGCTTCATCTCGGCCAATGCGGCGGTGGATGAATCAAACTTCGGTGAAGAAGACGCCGCGATGGTTCTGCCAAAGGATCCCGATGCCAGCTGCACCGTGCTGCGCGCCGCGCTCTCTGCCCGGTTTGGCGTCGAAATTGGCGTTGTGATGACCGACACCTTCGGCCGCCCCTGGCGGTTGGGTCAGGTCAACGTGGCAATAGGCCTGTCCAAAGTGCCCGCCACCATCCGCGAACAGGGCAATGTAGATGCCTGGGGCCGCCCGCTGGCGGTCACGGAACCTGCGCTTTGTGACGAAATTGCCGCCGCCTCGGGCCTTGTGGTTCGCAAGGACGGCAAAACACCTGCGGTGCTGCTGCGCGGCCTTGACTGGCAGCCAGAAAACAGCAGCGGCGCCGACATTCTACGTAAAAAACAGGAGGATATGTTCCGATGA
- the cofC gene encoding 2-phospho-L-lactate guanylyltransferase — MNQIARPSRRLVVIPMKDPAQAKTRLADSLAPEERAALARTLFRATVERVQTAIAELAGDPVEIKIATVTSSPEIARIASELQIHLIDEGRSNSLNAALTHAGGWATAKGYDALCVLPGDLADPTPADLARLLCHPLHDTRATAQAVLCPASDLGTNALLTPLPCPFDFAYGVKSVIAHSNAIEAAGLTPVILPLASLRIDVDRQSDLSHLKSPNLHWAGGLPQ, encoded by the coding sequence ATGAACCAGATTGCCCGCCCTTCCCGCCGCTTGGTGGTGATCCCGATGAAGGATCCCGCACAGGCCAAAACCCGGCTGGCCGACAGTCTGGCGCCAGAGGAACGCGCCGCGCTGGCCCGGACCCTGTTCCGTGCAACCGTGGAACGGGTGCAAACCGCCATTGCTGAACTGGCTGGGGACCCGGTGGAGATCAAAATCGCCACAGTGACCAGCAGCCCCGAGATTGCGCGCATCGCCTCGGAACTGCAGATCCACCTGATCGACGAGGGCCGTAGCAACAGCCTGAACGCGGCGCTGACCCATGCTGGGGGCTGGGCCACGGCGAAGGGCTATGATGCGCTTTGCGTTTTGCCCGGCGATCTGGCCGATCCGACCCCTGCGGATCTGGCCCGGCTGCTGTGCCACCCGTTGCACGACACGCGCGCGACCGCGCAGGCGGTGCTGTGCCCGGCCAGCGATCTGGGCACCAACGCGCTGCTGACCCCGCTGCCCTGTCCCTTCGACTTTGCCTATGGGGTGAAATCGGTGATCGCCCATTCAAACGCGATTGAGGCGGCGGGCCTGACCCCCGTCATCCTGCCCTTGGCCAGCCTGCGCATCGACGTGGATCGCCAGAGCGACCTCAGCCATCTGAAATCCCCCAATCTTCACTGGGCCGGAGGCCTGCCACAATGA